One segment of Triticum aestivum cultivar Chinese Spring chromosome 2A, IWGSC CS RefSeq v2.1, whole genome shotgun sequence DNA contains the following:
- the LOC123185566 gene encoding galactose mutarotase — MVVRAALLPVTLLLCLALPGSADARRTADGFYELKNKKGDFSIKVTNWGATLVSVLVPDCHGDLTDVVLGYDTVAAYAKGAAAGSTIGRVANRIANARFVLDGRTYRLLHNDGNNTIHGGPRGFNKVIWTVKEYVHDGDSPYITFYYGSFDGEQGFPGYLDVYVTYRLSDPYDLSINMNATATSKATPVNLVNHAYWNLAGHGSGDVLEHELQMFASRYTPVDGYMIPTGQVAPVAGTKYDFLTPTPVGANMEIVPGGGGGYDINFAVDGQQDAMRPVARVQDPDSGRALELWANQPGVQLYTANWLSNDKGKGGKVYGQYGALCLETQAYPDAVNHPEFPSSIVRPGEVYKHDMVFKFSH; from the exons ATGGTGGTCAGAGCTGCACTGCTCCCTGTAACCTTGCTGCTGTGCCTTGCACTGCCCGGCAGCGCCGACGCCAGAAGGACGGCGGACGGTTTCTATGAGCTCAAGAACAAGAAGGGGGACTTCTCCATCAAGGTCACCAACTGGGGAGCTACCCTCGTATCTGTCCTCGTCCCTGATTGCCATG GGGACTTGACCGATGTTGTACTTGGGTACGACACTGTTGCTGCATACGCT AAAGGCGCTGCTGCCGGATCGACTATTGGGCGCGTAGCAAACAGAATCGCCAACGCCCGCTTCGTGCTCGACGGCAGAACCTATCGTCTCCTCCATAACGACGGCAACAACACGATTCATG GCGGCCCCAGGGGCTTCAACAAGGTCATCTGGACGGTGAAGGAGTACGTGCACGACGGCGACTCCCCGTACATCACCTTCTACTACGGCAGCTTCGACGGAGAGCAAG GGTTCCCGGGGTACCTGGACGTGTATGTGACGTACCGGCTCTCCGACCCGTACGacctgagcatcaacatgaacgcgACGGCGACGAGCAAGGCGACGCCGGTGAACCTTGTGAACCACGCGTACTGGAACCTCGCTGGCCACGGCAGCGGCGACGTCCTGGAGCACGAGCTCCAGATGTTCGCCTCACGCTACACGCCCGTCGACGGGTACATGATCCCGACGGGCCAGGTCGCGCCCGTGGCCGGCACAAAGTACGACTTCCTCACGCCGACGcccgtgggagccaacatggagatcgtcccgggcggcggcggcgggtacgACATCAACTTCGCCGTGGACGGGCAGCAGGACGCGATGCGGCCGGTGGCGCGCGTCCAGGACCCGGACTCCGGCCGGGCGTTGGAGCTGTGGGCGAACCAGCCCGGGGTGCAGCTCTACACCGCCAACTGGCTCAGCAACGACAAGGGGAAAGGAGGGAAGGTGTACGGGCAGTACGGCGCGCTGTGCCTGGAGACGCAGGCGTACCCCGACGCCGTCAACCACCCTGAGTTCCCGTCGTCGATCGTCAGGCCCGGCGAGGTGTACAAGCATGATATGGTCTTCAAGTTTTCCCACTAG